Within the Planctomycetota bacterium genome, the region CAGCGACCTCCGCCTGCCTGACGAACCGCGGCGGCACCCGGAACGCCTCACCCGTCGACTCCGGCGGCAACGCGTCGGCCATACCGGGCAGCAGGGCTTCGGTGCCGTCGTCGAACAGGACGTCTCTTGGCTCGACGCCCGCCATCACCAACCGCCTCGCCGCCCGCCGCCAGGCGTCGAAGCTGGGTTCGATGACGACGCGGTGCATCGGTCACGATACGCCGGATTCAGAGATCGCGAAGACACGAAGAAGCGAAGACAGGCGCGAAGTACGGACAGAGTTGCTGTTTCTGCTTCTGAACCCCTTCTTGTTCTTCGCGTCACTCTTCGCGCCTTCGTGTCTTTGCGATCTCTGTGGTTCACCGTCCGCCACGAAGGCGCAGCATCTCGGAAATGAGCCTGTTGGCGTCCTCAGGCGCATCGTCCCGTTTCTTGACCCGTGAAAGCAGCGTCTCGGCGTCGGCCCGGCGTTCGCCGAGGGCGACAAGGGCGTCGACGGCGTCCGCCTCGTCGGGCGACAGCGAGCCGACGGACGTCGCGGGTGTTGGGGCGATGACGGCGTCGGGCGAGACGAACCGGCCGACCTTGCCGGCGAGTTCGGCGATGATTGTCTCGGCCGCACGTTTGCCGATCTGCGGCAGCTGGACCAAGGCCTTCGTGTCCTTTGCCTCGATGGCGGCGGCGACTTCCGCCGGCGGGATCGCCATCGCACGCAGTGCCTTGCGTGGGCCGATGCCTTTGACAGTGATGAAGGCGTTGAAGAAGCCCTTGTCCGCCTCGGTGGCGAAGCCGATCAACCGCGGCGTGAGGTTGCCGCCGGAAGCGTCGCCCTCGAGGTAACAAACGGTCTGCAGCGTGATCTCTGTCCCGACCTGTGCTTCGAGCGCCGCCACATCCCCCGCCGGCACCAACACGTCCACCGCCACCGGC harbors:
- the ruvA gene encoding Holliday junction branch migration protein RuvA, whose protein sequence is MIARLTGLLEAVAEDRAVVTVGPVAVDVLVPAGDVAALEAQVGTEITLQTVCYLEGDASGGNLTPRLIGFATEADKGFFNAFITVKGIGPRKALRAMAIPPAEVAAAIEAKDTKALVQLPQIGKRAAETIIAELAGKVGRFVSPDAVIAPTPATSVGSLSPDEADAVDALVALGERRADAETLLSRVKKRDDAPEDANRLISEMLRLRGGR